GAGGAGGACTCGGCCGTCAGACGATATGGCCCTGTTCGAGACCGTCGAGCACCACGGCGGCGGCATCGACCGCGACGGTCATCTCGACGCGGGTGATGTCGTGCGTGGCGGGGGTTCTGCAGATCGAAGTTGTTGACCCACGCGGCCGTTCGCGCCGACTGGAACACGAACGTGGTGGTCACGGTGTCGCCCCCCCAGGTCGCCGACGAACCAGCCGGTGAAGAACGGGCCGAGGTCGACGCCGTAGGTCGCCTCGCACTCGCCGGCGATCACCGGTGCGGCCTCGACGAGGTGGGCGACGATCGCTCCGAGCAGGGTCGCCAGGACTGCAGCACCTACCGTGGCAGCTGTCCCATTCACGACCGGTGGTCCCGCCTCCGGAGTGCAGTTCTCGTCGGCGATGTTGCGAATCGTCGACGAGAACTGCGCATCGGCCGGCGGGTCGCCGCTCAACTGCCGGTGGCGACCTCCCGCTTCGGATCCGCCGACCACTGCGACCACGAACCCGGATACAGCGCGGCGTCGATGCCCGCGATCTCGAGTGCGGCGATCTCGTGTGCGGCGTTGATTCCCGATCCGCAGTACACGGCGACGTCGGTGCGCTTCACGCCCAGCGTCGAGAAGCGGTGCGCGATCTGATCCGCGGGCAGGAACGACCCGTCCTGACGGAGGTTCTCGGTGGTCGGCGCGCTGACTGCGCCGGGGATGTGGCCCGCCCGGCGATCCACCGGCTCCTCGTCGCCGCGGTACCGCGCGTGGGCGCGCGCATCGAGCAGAACTCCGTGGGTGGCGTAGGTCGCGGCCTCGTCGGGACCGATGGTGGGCATGTGGCCGGGGCTCAACGTCACGTTGCCGGGCTTCTTCTCGCCGCCCGGTCCTGCGGCGAGAGGGTGCCCGCCGGCGATCCACGCCTGCAGTCCGCCGTCGAGCAATCGCACCTCGGAGTGCCCCGCCCAGCGCAACAGCCACCACGCGCGGGCCGCGGCGAGATCGCCGCTGTCGTCGTATGCGACGACGAGAGCACCGTCGTCGATC
This window of the Rhodococcus pyridinivorans genome carries:
- a CDS encoding sulfurtransferase, which codes for MSDTPVLLSTVELAEMIEQGRSPVILDVRWALGDRHGRDRFHEGHISGAVYVDLDEDLADPPAPELGRHPLPDIDRFQAIARRWGIDDGALVVAYDDSGDLAAARAWWLLRWAGHSEVRLLDGGLQAWIAGGHPLAAGPGGEKKPGNVTLSPGHMPTIGPDEAATYATHGVLLDARAHARYRGDEEPVDRRAGHIPGAVSAPTTENLRQDGSFLPADQIAHRFSTLGVKRTDVAVYCGSGINAAHEIAALEIAGIDAALYPGSWSQWSADPKREVATGS